One genomic segment of Blattabacterium sp. (Blaberus giganteus) includes these proteins:
- the guaB gene encoding IMP dehydrogenase → MSLNKKILKEALTFDDVLLVPSYSSIIPSEVSLKTCLTLDITMNIPILSAAMDTVTESSLAISIAREGGIGIIHKNMNIENQSEEVYRVKRSESGMIDDPITLSRNSTLRYAQYLMKKFKISGLPVIEKDHSLVGIITRRDIKYRTDLDTLVEKVMTKEKLITSKKNITLEEAKNILLKERIEKLPIVDNYNKLVGLITIRDIDNLIEYPNACKDSRGRLRVGAAIGIDKKTIERVESLVKVGADIIAIDSAHGHSCKILETIKLIRNSFPEITLLTGNVVTMEGARDLIDAGSSVLKVGIGSGSICTTRVIAGVGMPQITAINDVYEYAKKRNVNVISDGGIRYSGDVVKAIAAGASSVMIGSLFAGTDEAPGEEVIFQGRKFKTYVGMGSLIAMKRGSRDRYFQFNEKSVPEGIEAIVPYKGKMKDVIYQICGGLRSGMGYCGVSTIIELMKTGQFVRITNSGLKENHPHSVNITKESPNYFNYDRK, encoded by the coding sequence ATGTCTTTAAATAAAAAAATTTTAAAAGAAGCTCTTACTTTTGATGATGTTTTACTTGTTCCTTCTTATTCTTCAATTATTCCATCAGAAGTTTCTCTTAAAACTTGTCTTACCCTAGATATTACTATGAATATTCCTATATTAAGTGCCGCCATGGATACCGTAACGGAATCATCTTTAGCTATCTCTATAGCTAGAGAAGGAGGAATAGGAATTATTCATAAAAATATGAATATAGAAAATCAATCAGAAGAAGTTTATAGAGTCAAAAGAAGTGAAAGTGGAATGATAGACGATCCTATTACACTTTCTAGAAATTCAACATTAAGATATGCTCAATATCTTATGAAAAAGTTTAAAATTTCTGGATTACCTGTTATAGAAAAAGATCATTCATTAGTAGGAATTATTACCAGAAGAGATATAAAATATCGTACGGATTTGGATACTTTAGTAGAAAAAGTAATGACAAAAGAAAAATTAATCACATCTAAAAAAAATATAACTCTAGAAGAAGCTAAAAATATTTTATTAAAAGAAAGAATTGAAAAATTACCTATTGTAGATAATTACAATAAATTAGTGGGATTAATTACAATTAGAGACATTGATAATTTGATTGAGTATCCTAATGCTTGTAAAGATTCTAGAGGACGTTTACGTGTAGGTGCAGCTATTGGTATAGATAAAAAAACTATAGAAAGAGTAGAATCTTTAGTCAAAGTAGGGGCAGATATCATAGCTATAGATTCAGCGCATGGTCATTCTTGTAAAATATTAGAAACAATAAAATTAATCAGAAATTCTTTTCCGGAAATAACATTATTAACAGGAAATGTAGTAACAATGGAGGGGGCAAGAGATTTGATAGATGCAGGTTCTAGTGTTTTAAAAGTAGGAATTGGATCTGGTTCAATCTGTACAACAAGAGTTATTGCTGGAGTAGGAATGCCACAAATTACAGCTATTAATGATGTATATGAATATGCTAAAAAAAGGAATGTTAACGTTATTTCCGATGGGGGGATAAGATATTCAGGAGATGTAGTTAAAGCTATTGCTGCTGGAGCTAGTTCTGTTATGATTGGAAGTTTATTCGCGGGAACAGATGAAGCTCCAGGAGAAGAAGTAATTTTTCAAGGTAGAAAATTTAAAACTTATGTAGGAATGGGATCATTAATAGCTATGAAAAGAGGGAGTAGAGATCGTTATTTTCAATTTAACGAAAAATCTGTTCCAGAAGGAATAGAAGCTATAGTGCCTTATAAAGGAAAAATGAAAGATGTTATTTATCAAATTTGTGGAGGATTACGTTCTGGAATGGGATATTGTGGGGTTTCCACAATTATAGAGCTCATGAAAACAGGGCAATTTGTAAGAATTACTAATTCAGGATTAAAAGAAAACCATCCGCACAGTGTAAATATAACTAAAGAATCACCTAATTACTTTAATTACGACAGAAAATAA
- the rplS gene encoding 50S ribosomal protein L19 — protein MFKNIIKYTEDKFLSKNHFPLFHSGDTITVFFEIKEGEKKRIQSFKGVIIKKQGKGLTKTFTIRKISAGIGIERVFIFNQPNIRKIEVNKKGKVRRSKIYYLRSLKGKKARVKS, from the coding sequence ATGTTTAAAAATATTATAAAATACACAGAAGATAAATTTTTATCTAAAAATCATTTTCCGTTATTTCATTCAGGAGATACAATCACTGTTTTTTTTGAAATTAAAGAAGGAGAAAAAAAAAGGATTCAATCTTTTAAAGGAGTAATTATAAAAAAACAAGGAAAAGGATTAACTAAAACATTTACTATTCGAAAAATAAGTGCAGGGATAGGAATAGAACGTGTATTTATTTTCAATCAACCTAACATACGAAAAATAGAAGTAAACAAGAAAGGAAAGGTCAGAAGATCAAAAATTTATTATTTAAGATCCTTAAAAGGGAAGAAAGCAAGAGTAAAAAGTTGA
- the glmM gene encoding phosphoglucosamine mutase: MVLVKSSSGIRGTLGGKVGTGFSPIDIIQFSAGYVSWMKRKYKKKKKFILILGRDGRVSSVLFQKFLIITFQSLGVDIVNIGLSTTPTVGIAVINEKADGGVMLTASHNPKNWNGLKMFNSYGEFLSEEDFKKLLYIVEKKHFNFSSYKKLGNLFYKANYIQKHIEKIISLPIIDKNVIQKAKLKIVVDGINSTGGIAVPILLKCLGVHVIKIYCDPHGDFVHNPEPIEKNLREICKKVTNLKANLGICVDPDVDRVVFVCENGDFFGEEYTLVSIADYILENKLGPIVSTLSSSHALKDLSIKKRVPYYSTPVGEIHVVKKMKEVHAVIGGEGNGGIIYPNLRYGRDALIGIALFLTQIAKLSNIPLSKLKKRYSNYFMSKKKIRFCSHEGIKILLQTIRKKYKGKKMDFSDGIKIYFKHNEWIHIRKSNTENIIRIHSESTSKKRADFLSKKIIYDIQKS, translated from the coding sequence TTGGTACTTGTAAAATCTTCATCTGGAATAAGAGGTACATTAGGTGGGAAGGTTGGAACTGGTTTTTCTCCTATAGATATAATTCAATTTTCGGCAGGATATGTTTCCTGGATGAAAAGAAAATATAAAAAGAAAAAAAAATTTATCCTAATCTTAGGAAGAGATGGAAGAGTTTCTTCTGTTTTATTTCAAAAATTTTTAATAATTACTTTTCAAAGTCTTGGAGTGGACATTGTAAATATTGGTTTATCTACAACACCTACTGTTGGAATTGCTGTTATAAATGAGAAAGCTGATGGGGGAGTAATGTTAACGGCAAGTCATAATCCTAAAAATTGGAATGGATTAAAAATGTTTAATTCTTATGGAGAATTTTTATCTGAAGAAGATTTTAAAAAATTGTTATATATAGTAGAAAAAAAACATTTTAATTTTTCTTCATATAAAAAATTAGGCAATCTTTTTTATAAAGCGAATTACATTCAAAAACATATAGAAAAAATTATTTCGTTGCCTATTATAGACAAAAATGTTATTCAAAAAGCTAAATTAAAAATTGTAGTAGATGGAATTAATTCTACGGGGGGAATAGCTGTTCCTATTTTATTAAAATGTTTGGGGGTTCATGTGATTAAAATATATTGTGATCCTCATGGTGATTTTGTTCATAATCCTGAACCTATTGAAAAAAATTTGAGAGAAATATGCAAAAAAGTAACGAATCTGAAAGCGAATTTAGGAATTTGCGTAGATCCTGATGTGGATCGTGTGGTGTTTGTCTGTGAAAACGGAGATTTTTTTGGAGAAGAATATACTTTAGTATCTATAGCAGATTATATATTGGAAAATAAATTAGGTCCTATTGTTTCTACTTTATCATCTTCTCATGCATTAAAAGATCTTTCCATAAAAAAAAGAGTTCCTTATTATTCTACTCCTGTTGGAGAAATACATGTTGTAAAAAAAATGAAAGAAGTTCATGCAGTTATTGGAGGAGAAGGAAATGGAGGAATTATTTATCCTAATTTACGTTATGGTAGAGATGCATTGATTGGAATTGCATTATTTTTAACTCAAATAGCTAAACTTTCCAATATTCCATTATCTAAATTAAAAAAAAGATATTCCAATTATTTTATGTCGAAAAAAAAAATTCGATTTTGTTCTCATGAAGGAATTAAAATATTATTACAAACAATAAGAAAAAAATATAAAGGAAAAAAAATGGATTTTAGTGATGGAATTAAAATTTATTTTAAACATAATGAATGGATACATATAAGAAAATCGAATACTGAAAATATTATTAGAATACATTCAGAAAGTACTTCAAAAAAAAGAGCTGATTTTTTATCTAAAAAAATTATATATGATATTCAAAAATCATGA